The region GTTCGCGCACACCCTGGGTCTGCAACTTGACCGCGGCCAATGGCGAACCGGCGGCGAGGGTCAACAGTTCGACGCGTTCTTCTTGCGAGCAATCCGGCAGCGCCGTCGCCAACCAGGCCAGGCTCATCGCCTCGCTCGGCAGCGGACAGGCCTGCTGCTGGCAGCGGCTCTTGATCGTTGGCAGCAAACGACTGGTCTGGTGGCTGACCAGCAGCAACACCGTATCGCCGGACGGCTCTTCAAGACTTTTGAGCAAGGCGTTGGCGGCGTTGACGTTCATCGACTCTGCCGGCTCGATCAACACCACTTTGCGCCCGCCCATCTGTGCAGTCTGAACCACGAAGCCGACCAGATCACGGACCTGATCGACCTTGATCGCCTTGTCCGCCTCTTCCGGCTCGAGGATGTAGTTGTCGGGGTGACTGCCGGCCTTGAGCAACAGGCAGGATTTGCACTCACCGCAAGCATCCTGCGCGGTTGGACGCTGACACAGCAAATGCGCCATCAGCCGTTCGGCCAAGGCACGCTTG is a window of Pseudomonas sp. 10S4 DNA encoding:
- a CDS encoding DNA polymerase III subunit delta' — encoded protein: MAEAYPWQDALWQQLAGRKQHAHAYLLHGPAGIGKRALAERLMAHLLCQRPTAQDACGECKSCLLLKAGSHPDNYILEPEEADKAIKVDQVRDLVGFVVQTAQMGGRKVVLIEPAESMNVNAANALLKSLEEPSGDTVLLLVSHQTSRLLPTIKSRCQQQACPLPSEAMSLAWLATALPDCSQEERVELLTLAAGSPLAAVKLQTQGVREQRLLVVEGVKQLLKQQKSPTQLAEEWKSIPQLLLFDWFCDWSSLILRYQLTQDEEGLGLTDMRKVIQYLAQKTAQGKVLAIQDWILAQRQKVMSKANLNPALLLEALLVQWASLPIQK